Within the Centropristis striata isolate RG_2023a ecotype Rhode Island chromosome 23, C.striata_1.0, whole genome shotgun sequence genome, the region CATTTTCCTCCTGTAGTCTCGCTATCTCCTGCAGAGTATACATTTTGATGAGTGCACAACTTTCTCCAATCAGTCTGTATAAGTTATTTGTGCAATATATTCCTTTACCTTGTTAAGAAGTTCAGACACCCCACCTTCATTCAGTGGTGCTAGCTTGGGTTTGCTTATTTCCTGGTTTATCTGGGAATAACGTCAGAACTTTAGACAGAACaattcttatttcttattttaaaacatgttcaCTTTCACTTCCCGTTACTGTACGAGATggaacagtaaaaataaaaatgtgtcttgCTTTTCTTAGAGATGTGTCTCCCTTTTTTAGAAAGGTGCGGATAGCCAAACCTGTGCAAGTATTGCATTACAAAGtcgatttgtttttctttagccGTGCATCGTGAAACCACACGTCAGCCTCAGTGATGTGTGACTGCTGAACCGCAAGGCTACGTGTGAAGGGCAGATGGTCTGAAATGTAAGACTACTTAAAATGCACATGAATACTGTGCTGCTCTCTAGACACTGAATTCCATGTGGCTGTAAATATCCTTTGTACACATGATTAATGACAACTTTATTGATGGTGCTGTCTGAAGCTCTACTTGTGATAGAGCTGCACATTCTACTCACCTTATCGGCGGTTTTAAAGTCAGTCTTCTCAAATTCAGCCACTTGTTCTAACAGCTCCCTGTGCAGgtagaaaaaagaagaattggACAGTGGAATAATAACGAAAATGTCATATAAAGGAATACAAGAATCATACATTATCTGTACATTTACAGAACAAATGAAACCTATAAAAGGTATGTAAAGTGAATGTCAATATCTTGTGAGCAACGCTGAATAGATTAAGACTGATATGATAATGTGTACTCCTCACACAACGGTCACCGCAATGTTTTTCGACATTACAATAATACTATTTGGCAGTTGTGTATATTtggaaagaacaaaaaaaacacccttgtTCCTGAAGGCAGTTAAGCACTTATGCTACAAGATATATGCCTGTGGTGAAAACAACAGATCTCTGAAAAGCTTAAATGtggtttttaaaaagcagctgaACACACGTAGACTGTGATATGGGGCGTATTCCTTGCCTAAGACACCGTATCAGTCACGTAGGGCTGAGCCCTGTGAAAAAACACTTTGGGGCTTATTTATCCACCCACCAAGTGCAcattacaaacaaaataacttttCCATAACATGCTCAGTGTTTTAACAGGGTGAAAGGTTATAGAGGTGAGGAGTTATGCAAAGTTCACCTGAATATCATAGAGGTTCATGCACTGTGCAGCTTTACAATGAAGATGAGTTAATACCTTGATAAGAACCATCAGCTGCAGTAGTGTgaattttatgacattttgttCTGATGCTGAAGATCAGATCAATGGGCAGGTAGTGAATATGGAAAAGCCTCACTTCCTCAATCTTACTTTCAAAAAGAGGAACAGGATGATGTTTGGGCACTAGTTTGACATTCAAATCTCTATATCAAAGCCAACGTTTTGAGCAGGTGCCATTCCTATGATGTCATTTCAGAAGAGATCCTCTAAATTGCAGCACACCGAGTTATAGTTAATATTACTATCTAACAACCTCTAAAACCTGACTATAATCGTGCCAGAAGGCCTTAATGCATCCTTGTCAAAGTGTCAAGGGTGAAAAGTGCATTCTGACAGCAGTTTAAATGTGATTTATCTTCATTACTGGTATCAAATGTACATGCCTGCATTGCTCTATGTCCAGGCTTGTAATACGAAGAGTCACTTACTTCGTAACAACCACAAGAATGGCCTTTTGGGTTATTCTGACTCTATAGAGTTCGTTTTAACACACCTGGCCATAAAGTTTGTGCAACTTCAAAAGTATGCAGTCATGAAATATGATCTGCTAGTAAactttgacagtaaaataaatgaatattaacTTTATAAAAAGgaataagtacatttttaaatgtaaatttgtcacaATACAGAAAATTTAAGTAGCAAATTTACCTTGGCCAGGTGTAAGGCTTAAATAGTTAGTTTACCCAAatttgaaatacatttatttaatgtatgcCTAGTAGTAATtagcaatgcaaaaaaaaccctttagttTCAGTTGGGAAAGCTTTGAAATATACATTGCTATGACTTCTGTAAATGGAATATGTGGGTGACTAAAAGAAACTAAATAATcatttgaaaaatacaaaaactcaAAGCGTCTTTCATGGAAAATGGTTTCCTTCTGAaggtagtaaaaaaaaaaaaaacaacaacaacaatatatagTCAGGTTTGCAAATTACCCTGAGGAACAGGGATGTTGCTTCTGGGGTGATACATTGCTAATACattctttaaattattttttatagcttTAAGATTCATTAACATTCACCGCTCTGCTCTCCCCTCCTCTATAGTATTGTGCTGGTGATGTAAGTctcacagtatatttttttatttgggtgAACTGATCATAAAATGTCGTGAGAGTGTGTGGCAGAAGTTGTGGTTTTTAGGTTAACTGAACATCACTGCAAAAAGGAAACCATTGTAATGGAAAAAGGGTTAAATTCACATTGTCAACTCGAGCATGTGGCTTGGCAGTGACCTTTTTGCCTGGTATATACTGTAACGTGCACAAGATCTAAACATAATCAGTACTGAGGAGGAAGTGGTACaacgtggaggagtttttcTCATGAACATGAAGGTGTATTGCTTGTATTGAGGCCCGTAGCTTTTTTCCTACTTTGGTGTGGCACTATGTTTGATCTTGAACCTGATCCTGTCACATCACTTTAAAATACTATCATTTTAATGTGCATACAAGATCCATATATTGTGCAATAGGTGTGAACAAGTTATAGATTTGTGCACACCAATAAATATTACCATTCAGAACTGAGGAGGCACTGTGTGTTCAATAATATCATTATAAGAACATTACTTACTCTTGCAGGAATAAACCTGATGGGATCACCTTTTGTCAAatgtttgcagtgtgttttcaaGTCTATTATCTCAACAACAGGAAGTGTGAATCTGCTTCCTTCCTCGCTGCTCACCTGTTCTCCAGCTCTGAGATATCACTCTGCAGTCGAAGATAAAACTTCTCAGCCTGTGAGAAGAGCTGCCTGAGCAGCAGCACATTGGTGTGGGCAGTGTTGATCAGCTCCATCTCCACTTCCCCACGCACCACCGCCTGCAGCCCATCCAGCATCTCCTTCACCTCGTCCACTGTGAAGGTTTCCTCCACAAGCCTTCACAGAGAAACATATAATTTACTTCTATAGCACAAGTCTTAAGTGGGTGTTAATGTACATGCAATAACACCAAAAACTTAAGTATGACATGTCACCTGCTATCTTTGAGTTCCTCAAAGCATGAATCAATAGTCTTTAGTCTCAGGACCCTCTTTGAACGTGCAAATCGCATGTAGTTGATGACTTCATTCTGATGGTGTTCATTAAACCCAAATTCAGCCTACATGGGGACAAGAATCAAGAAAATAGTCATGAGATTGTCACCAAATATCAAAGATGGacagagaaatagagagagagagagtctgtaaTGGAAACCTCAACTAGCTTATGAGCTAACTTGAAGAGGATTTCCCCAGCTAATATGTGACGGCCTGTTCAACATGATCTTGCACACACAACGTGTTATCTCTGGGGATGCTTGCTAACTGTCTACTCTTCTGTGAATAAAACACAGCGACACGATTAGCATGTTAACTACTGGAAGCAAACAGGTGGCCTGGCTGCCCATAAACAGCAAATGATCGCAGTTACTTACCATGGTGGCTGTGCAGCTAACGTTAACGTTACTAAGTTAGCTAGCTTGTAGACTGAGAGGATCCAAAAGAAAAGGGTGTTTCAGCCTCTAATGGGCCACGCAGCGAAAAGACGGTAAGCAAATGGTAATATGCTGGAGTCGAGGGTTCTAGGAAACTGTTGTACTTATAGGTTGACTCGGTGAAGAGGCTAAATAGAGGTTATATCATAGCTATAAGATTATCCGGCAGATTTGCTAGCCTAGCAATCCGGCTAGTGTTTGCCTTCAGAATGCCTTGGTAACGGAGAATAGCGTCATTGCCTTGGTTACGAGAGGTGCGTTCAACGGCGCTACGCACAGCACGGAAGAAACACAATATTGTTTAATAGCTACTAAAATATAAGATATGTTAGTGAAACAATCATTTTTATGATAGCCAAACTTCatatatacagtggtggaatttaactaaatacatttactcaagtagaaTTTTGAAATACTAGTACTTTACTCGAGTATTTCCATGTTTTgtaacttctactccactacatttttagaaaaatattgtactttttactccaccacatttcgctgccagctttagttacttaagaatttaaatttaacatgaaaacatgatcaatttcaaataagacattttaaaaaattaaaactcataacagtatattaagaagttaaagCCCCGCCTtgattaaaacgctgcttacataaatgcatcaataaaatatacatttaactATCTGAGttaggccattctgcataagaagcactttttattttgatgccaacacttttgtacttttacttaagtaagttttaaatgcaggagtggagtaatttcacagtattagtacttttacttatgtaaAGGATCAGAATAATTTTTCTACCtctgcagtaaaataaatatagacatttaatttttattataagCATTTAACCACCTACAATGTATATGTTTTGCCTAATACAAGCCTTCACTTGGCTACTTTGTATTTTGGTTTCTGTTAGATGttgctattttattattttattattagtctttcattttcctttttttttttttttttccaaaaagggTTTGTTTGTAGTAAGGAAAATTGACTGAAATTTCTGAAAGGAGTTCATCTTAAAAAGATGCCACtggaatggggaaaaaaaagggttaaattCACATTGTGTACTCGAGCATGTGGTTTGGCAGTGACCTTTTTGCCTCGTATATACTGTAACATGCACAAGATCTAAACATAAACAATACTGAGGAGGAAGTGGTACACAGTGGAGTTCTTCTCATGAAAATGAAGGTGTATTGCTTGTTTTGAAGCCTATAGCTCTTTTATTACTTTGATGTGCCACTATGTTTGATCTTGACTGTcacatcattttaaattaatataattttaatgttGCTTATTTATTGCGAGAGGatctaaaatctaaatctaTCATCTAAAATCACCTATTCTTAAAAATATGTGCTTTATTTTTCAGCTCAAAGTGCTTTGCAAGAAGGAAACTACATGCACCAAGTGCCACGCATGAAAATAGACATAGGATGGAAATAACAaacacaaggaaaaaaaaaacagggagttaattaatgtaaaataagatcatacaagaaaaaaaaacatgaaaataatatgtacaatgtataacatataatgaaaaataaaattcactgaaaaatatgaataattataatcatatgttaaaaaataaatataaaataataataactaatgaTAATTAAAACCACCAGGTCTGAGTATATTGTGTCTGTCATTCATTTCCATGCagtttttcaattatttatgcTACAGTTTACAAGTACAAGAAGATTACTGTTACTTTAcaacatgtacagtatattctGTCACCAAACTGGCGACTGGGCTTGTTTGTCAATGCGTGTTATTAAGCAGTAGATGGCAGTGTTGAGCTAGGAGTGTGAGAGGTCCTGAGAAGATTTGAGCTTGGTATGGTCCTCTGCTCCTCAACAGTTTACAATGAGAGAATCCACTCCCCCCACATATCCCTTTTTCTTGTGGCAATTCATcacatacatgtatatgtaGATGGTCCTAGATTTAATTAATAGTGGAAAAACTTAGATTGAGATCCAAAGGTCTCAAGTTACTGGTCaaaatacccaaaaaaagaaaaagaagaacaacaaaattcacaacaaaaaatcatGAATCCCACAACCTCTACTTGTAATTGTTTCACATAactgtattatattttttacatttcaattattttaatttatctaGCAAACTATCTCACCAAATTAAACAATTCTAAGGCTTCTTATGTGTCTGTATTTTACTTCATATCTTAATGATCCTAATTtgcttttcaaattattttctataatcgtaaaggttttttttttggcttctgttgttttttataatgctattttcttttctgttaataaatctctctttgttttcttcttccttctctGTTTTTGTAAACACGACTCATCATCATTGGGAATGAGGGTTGCCCCTCAATGATCTCTTGAgtataaataaaggttaaaaaacaacaacaatatgacATATTTGATGCTAACTGGCCCAATTTTGACGTCATCTGTTTTAAAGTATGACTGTTACTGCTAAACTAGTTTAAACATATGACAAtgcttttatttgtgtattaaaatgcaattacccatcttttactattattttaatACATGTTTCGATTGATTAACTGATGGAATTCACTATGTCTGCTTCTCCATCAGTTAAACTAATTTGACTCCATGTGAGCCAAATAAAGTCTTCTGTCTACTTGTAAAATGTTACAGAAACCAAAACGACATCACTATCCATTTGGTTAAGGAGCTTCCtaatgaaaaagaaggaaacttTTCCCCCCTCATGTCTCTCTTGCTGTAATTAAATTAGACTAACAGGCAGCACATGGTTGGTCACCTAATCAGATGCCTCAAAATGTGACCACTCGGTGCTGTCCCGCTCAAGTTCACTGTGCAGCATCAGTCAGCCACAGAGACCAAGATGTTTCCCCTTTACCTTCAATCGCGGTGAGTCACTTACAATTTCGAAACAGAGACTAGACACCACTCGGTTAAAACCATATACTGGAGGGATACAAGTCAAAGATTACTCTTCTCGGTTTCTATTAGTGTCCCATATGATGGTGCTGTTGTTCTACAGTGCTCAGTTAGACTACGGAAGTTACTTTTCATTATTCACATATCTGTTTATGGCGTTTTATGCAACTGATATGAAATACTCTAGCGAACTGCAAAGATATTAGAGTAAAAATATGTGTGTCATTGCTAAGGCAAAAGTATGCAAGGCAAACAATTGAATCAGAGCCCAAAAATCTAATATATAATAGGCAATAAACCAATCAAAagcatataaataaaacattggcaAACATGAGCAGTTGACAGATGCATTTTAAATTAACTGTTGTAATAGGAAGGTGCGGAAATACAaacatttgcatatatttactTGAGTTGTGTGTACAGATATTGTTGCTATGTTCCTATCTAATTAACGCCTTACAGAGCCATGCATAGTCATGTATATGTGACATATATTGAAGTGAATGGTAAACCTCAGGAAATGTATTTTGCAATGGAGCTTATAAGTTAATGACTTCGATAACTTTTAAatccctttttttgttgttgcaactTTCATGgcacaaatgtgtgtttgtggctgtaTATGTG harbors:
- the lztfl1 gene encoding leucine zipper transcription factor-like protein 1 isoform X1, producing MAEFGFNEHHQNEVINYMRFARSKRVLRLKTIDSCFEELKDSRLVEETFTVDEVKEMLDGLQAVVRGEVEMELINTAHTNVLLLRQLFSQAEKFYLRLQSDISELENRELLEQVAEFEKTDFKTADKINQEISKPKLAPLNEGGVSELLNKEIARLQEENDKLKARLRTLESQAMSALDERTRAERALKDLQKVQGDQQLASKSQEISSLEDTVAALREDYERSLSAKSASQKDLQENLISAKHELLRVQEQLSLAEKELDKKFQQTAAYRNMKEILTKKNEQIKEIRKRLQRYEPNE
- the lztfl1 gene encoding leucine zipper transcription factor-like protein 1 isoform X2 — its product is MAEFGFNEHHQNEVINYMRFARSKRVLRLKTIDSCFEELKDSRLVEETFTVDEVKEMLDGLQAVVRGEVEMELINTAHTNVLLLRQLFSQAEKFYLRLQSDISELENRELLEQVAEFEKTDFKTADKINQEISKPKLAPLNEGGVSELLNKEIARLQEENDKLKARLRTLESQAMSALDERTRAERALKDLQKVQGDQQEISSLEDTVAALREDYERSLSAKSASQKDLQENLISAKHELLRVQEQLSLAEKELDKKFQQTAAYRNMKEILTKKNEQIKEIRKRLQRYEPNE